The Hoplias malabaricus isolate fHopMal1 chromosome X2, fHopMal1.hap1, whole genome shotgun sequence genomic interval ATGTGCTCCTTGGTTTTCCCTGAGAGTGTTCATCAGAGGAGGTTATCTCTCTTCCTTCAGACATCCAGTAAATGAGTAAGCCTCTGTGAGTATGAACATACAAGCATATCATAAGCTTCCTATGGCAACACTGATGCTAAATATAGAACTGAAAACCAGCACAGGCAGagatctctctccctctcactgctTGGAGTCAATTCCCTCTGTCACATAAACCTAACTCTGGCGCCCCCTACTTGGTATCGTTTGGTACCCTCTCTGGTATCGTTTTCAAAACCCTGTTCAAAATCATCTACACTTGGACCATCTGAATTTTTCTCAACATGACTTTGTTATGACTAAGCATTCATTattgtatttcatttaattcagattcattttttcttctttctctctctctctctctctctctctctctctctctctctctctctctctctctctctctctctctctcatccactGAGTGGATCGTGACCTTGTTGCCATGGGCAGCTTTAGATTTCTATTTGCTGCAATTGTGATATACTCTGAAGCATCTCAGCATGGAAAACTCTGTTCTATTTCTCAGTCTCAAGAACAGTGAAAATTATAAGGCCTCAGCAACAGTACTCAAGTATCAGACAAAATTTCATCATTCCATCATTTTGGTAAAATGTTAATCATGTTGTGTGCAGTTAATCATCAGACCAATCAGTTTCAGAAAAAATGGTACCAGACCAAACAGCTGcttttataaagttagtttcatttttaacattcTGAATTACACTCATGAGTACATTGTGTACATTAGGAAATCCATTAGGAAAAATGGCATTCTTTAGACCACCTGACTGAGTtttggagaaaaataaaatactaaagTAACTGTTTTGAGGTGAAATTGGGAGGAGAACCCAGGAGAGGGTACCAGACCATCACAAGGAACCACATGTTCAaatctatggacacttctgaataaccaatctacctaccagcatgtatttttggattgtgggggaaaccagagcacacagaAGAAACTCATACAAACTCAGAGAGAACACCTGAAGTGGGGTTTgagcccacaaccccaggaccttggagctcTGTGATACTAGCACTAACCCtagcaccaccatgctgctctCAGgtattatatttgtaatattatgtattgttattacatttttgaGTAGCATGAAATGATTACAGAACAGATGTCTATGTGGTTGTGCTAGAGAAAATGTACTCTACAATGTACTCTATTGTAATATGATTTACACAACAGAAGGCtattaaataatgaattctTTCACATTCTGAGCTCAAGATATAAAATTATTTCAATATTTGAATGATTTGCATTCACGCAATTTGTGGGAAATATGAACAGAAGCAATAAGTTACACAAGAACATAAAAGCTTCTCTCCATATCTTCTAAATCAAGAATAACTTTACTGCTGTTAAGAAAGTTAGCAGAGGGATATCATCATGGAAATAAATCACACAATTTAGTAAAATGCTGCTCATGAGatgagccatgctgttgtattTCATGGTAGAAATTTGGTAATACTAATTTGTACTGAGCTAAAATATTATGCAGTTTCTTTTTTGTGGCCAGTTATTATGTATTTTCAGAGATTTGTTAATGCTTCATTTGGTATTACTATCAAAATCTATGACTACAGTGACATTCATTCAGCATTTCACATAACAGATGGCATTAAACCCCATTAAGCAAATGCAGTTGTGCACTGATTTAAATGAAACATGCATTTGATCAATCTTCTTTCTTTTGTTATTAACAATATCTTGAGTGTGTTCAGAAAAATGTATCCTGGCATAAGATCACTTATCACCTGATTTAATGTAAGATAAAATACTATACTGCCCATCATACTGATACCTTTAAGGtgaaaatgctttatttttagACTTTGTTTAATGAATGCTGAtggtagatcagacacagctccaCTTCAAAGTGATATTCTTTGAGCTGCTGTTCAGTGTAAACCTCTGGGTCTGTATCTAAATTAATGAATAAGTGACAGCTGTGCTGGTCAGTTTGTATcttatcctcatctcagttggAGGCCACAGGATGTGAAATAATCTCCTATGCCCCTGGCATGCTGCCCAGCACAGTATTACATGTCCTTGAACCGTCCTCTCCCtctagcctctctctctcaggggaaATGCAATGCTGTCGGTGTGTATTCTCCACTGAACATCACGGCATTTCTGAAGAGCAGATTTCGTGGGCTATTGGGTTCTGTGTGGAAATATACTGCAGTGTCTTGCCTCTGAACATGTTATTTGTTATATCTTTGTGTTAGCAACATATAAGGTTATAAGGGTTATTCCAGGGACAGTGCATAGGGAGTCATGACCTCATATTGTACAGTGATGCTTCATGTTCAGATCTGGCTTTAACATCCAAAATGATTCTATAATTATTCTTATGAATATCAATTTTTACATATAACTTCAGGTTACACTAGAAAAAAAGtctctttaaaacatttttaaaattactatttacatatttttttagtCTTAACAGCAAgtgttttaaccctttaaaatctgacacatgaaataatgaaacaataaaactGATTAATTTTATAACTCACACATTTAATACCTTTAACTAAAAATCCCAATGTAGTTAATTTGTAAATGTTAGatcatataatatttaaatgcatCGTATTTAGGcatttaacaatatatttttactttgtcttttaattttaaaagaCAAAGTATTAAAAACTGTTTTAACTGCTGTTAAAAACTGCATCAGTTAAAACAgttaatttcttaattttgattgatttcaataaaaaatgaatagcaAATGACTGTCTCTCATCTTCAGAACTTATCAGGAAACATAACATTGAGCCgatgagaaacactgctccagaggtccTTAACCTATTAGTAgtctgttcttctctctgacctttttacatttcatatactggtggtaataaaaacaccaaaaccacaaaggCTCTTTTTTGTTGATCTGCACAACCATGTTTCCGTATTTAGGGAAACTACATTTGTCTCTGTTACGGTCTGAACCTTGGCATGAGGTATGAGGTCATTCAACAGACCTCCCTTACTCATCTgtatcatcatcttcctctgaATCTGTCTCAAAAAATTCAACAGATGTCGAAAACCAAGCCAAAACAATTTGCACACAAAGGATtttggaaaactaaaaatacatctttgtttcataaaaatactttgtaaaattGTCTAAATGAATTTTGCTGCTGTGAAGAACAGATTAAAAATTTCGGAACATTTATTATAATTGATTAGCATTTGACAGGTAGAATACACACATCTATAAAGTAAACAAAACTGCTTATTTGTACTACAAGTACTATcattcaaatcatacctggaaGAACTCTGAACACTTACCCCAAAAGAATGGAAGTTTGTTTCAgtatttcttttcattagatgatgaaagagccaTCTCTAATATTTGATACGTTTGGCCTTAAAGGGTTAAAGAACTGTAATAAATCTGAATCAtatttaaccttttttttttttttttttttaagtacaaCTAGTGTCACATTTTGAGTTTACTAAAATACTCCATGGTTAGAGCAAATGTGTCATCTTGCTAATATATAAGCAAGGTGAAAAAACCCCTTTGAACAACATATCTACAAATGTTATATGCCCTCCGCACCCTTATGCAGTTTTTGAGCTCTTGAATCACTGACACAGCATAGTTTGTTTTTCTTACAGACCATTTGTAGGAATTTTACACATATGTTCAGAGTTTGTATGGTAGTGTCATAAGTGAACATGACACATCTGGATCTTGCCAGATCTTAGTAGGGATTCTTCCTGTGTGTATAGTTACACTGCATTATGTCAATCTGTTAACTTAATATTACAGGTATAACACACTATAATCTGTGATTTggttaaatattttctttgtggtCAGttgtaaaatatctgtgaatttaTTCACAgggcatgaaaaaaaaatctaggtCAGCTTTTCCTTCACATTTAGCACATTATAAAACTCTTTTTGTCTTCAGCATCATACCCAATTCTTGATGGCTCACAAATGCAGTAAATCACAGTTCACCATCAGTCTCCAACTGACCAAAAATGCTAGAGTACAGTGCTGAGGTTGCAATTAAAGAAGCTGAGCCACACTGCAATataacattttacaaaacacGTTACAAAATCAGCTGTTGAACCCAGCTAAATGAACCAGATTATATTACCCAATAAGGTACTCTGTGTTACATTTACTGACCTGTTCAGAGTATCCTTGTCTATGTAGAGTGAAGaaaactctcactctctctcatatatatatacacacaaatctATTACAATGAATCTAAAGATTCAAAGAAAAGTACACTACCtagttattaaattaataaatacgtAAAACTTTCCCTGACCTGGgcccatgtttttggaccatgggaggaaaccggagcagacacagggagaacacaccaaactccttacattCACTGAGAGCGGGGCTCGAATCCACAGCCCcaaaaccctggagctgtgcgacagcaacactacctgctgcaccaccatgctaccaaacaactttaaatatatatattttaataaataatgcttACCGAATGTTCAAAATGTTCATTAGCTAAACTGTTGCAATTTGAGTTtcatacaaataaaaaataaatgtctacTGAGCACACCctactgttattattataggAACACTGTGTAGTGATAGACTTGGAAGAGATTAGCATATGTTCTGACCTAGAGAGCACCTGGGTCAGCTCAAACCTGAATCATACAGAAACACAAGCCACATGTAAAATATTCCCCTGAATTAGATGTTTGggtgtattatttatatatatatatatataaaaacaacaaaatctaATAACATTCtcctttatttattgatttaccCCAAACCCACATCAAATAAAACTCATTTCCTCAGCAAAgagttttttctttaatttattgttGAAAGGAAGTCTGTGGAGAATTAGGTACAGCAGAAAGATCTGGACTGAACAGCTGCCTTTGTCACAGGACGCGGTACAGAAAAGACAGAAgtcaaaactttttttttttttaaagtagtaGAAAATTGCTATTGCTCCCCGGTGGTGTGTAGTATAACAAACACTTTGCTGTTTCAAGGgcttaaaaacaaaagaaaacaaataaaggaAGGTTTCCCATATTAAGTTTGACAAATATGCAAGAAAATGTCACATTTTGTAAATGGTGTAACACCTTACTCCTTTTTCCTTTTGAAAAATACTTTTGATAATAGAGCATAACATATTTAGAACAggtttaaacaaaaaataggAACAGAGGGTGGTTGTAAACTGTAACAGGCATGCACTTTAACATATCACAGAAAAGAGTTGTGGACTAATGATAATAGGCTGTTCTGGGAGGTCATAATATTACTGAGATACAAGtgcttttttattaaaaaacaaacaaaaaaaatgctttcCTTGGGGtggaaatttaaataaacatatcaaTTTAAACAGCTGGCAGAGAGACAGGAAACTAAATAGAATTAAAGCATCTTAAATACTGttcatatatttctttaattcaCTATTATTTCTATGACCTTCTGTCTAGAAGGAACATAGTAAATGTTAATGAAAAACAGTAAGAAATATCCCACCGGATAGTTGCATCCgagatttgtttaaataatccTGTTCAGGAAGCATTTATAATTGATTCTATATtcctatatataaatatatttctatatatatatttctgtatatcatttttaaaaataagtctTTAACCCCTGCtgggcgttttttttttttttttttttatgtttaatctcCTTTGTTCCAGTTAATACATGAAAGCACTCTGTATATTCAGAACCATGACTATTTTGACAATCTAAGTCAAGACCAATATTGAACTGCCTCTGCTTTGAACACAAATCTCCAAAGCATTGGTCCAAAAGAGGCCAATGAATTTCCCTTTGAACACGTTGAACCCCCAGTTatgtataattacaattataattataatttaacattaaattataattataaattaacAAAGTGGCATTGGTATCATGTAAATCAGCCAACTTTTAGGCTGTGTGCTTTGTCAATCCCCACAATCTCATAAGCACATTCTCCAATAATATAATGTACATTCAGTTTTGAATCCTACATGTACTTTCCTGAcaagataattattattattatattttattattttttaaagagaaCATAAACCTCTGCTGATGCTTAAGGGAGGTGGTGAGACTTTTTCATAGCACCTTTTCAGTTAATTATTCCATTTTTGTGGCTATATACTGCAAATGTCCAAGCTGTGACTTGAACTGCACCTAAAAGTGCACCTTTCAGGTTTTGATTCATTAATTTGATCCAAAAGCTAAAATAACTTTACGAATCATCTTTTCCCACTGAATCCAAGGGTGACtctcaaatggctccctacaCCCTGTAAAGTGCACTGTATTTAATGATAAAGATATAAATATGGGATTTAGTCACAGGATTGCACATTTACCAATTGGGCATTTagtgtattatttgtttaaaagatATCATTTTCTGATAATCTAAAGTGCACTGCGTGGAGCTTAAGGAGCCATTTCAGTCTGAGCCCATAACATTGTAAATCAACGCTGTCCTTGTCATTTATGGTAACACACCGCAAACACACTAAAGAACCTCTTTTCTTTGCTAAAGTAATACTGTACGCCGATTAGAGTTCATAAGCACACCAAGATAGGGGGGGTAATGGGTGAGggatttctctcttttctccagaaCATTTAAAACCGGGTTGCACCAAAAGTATCTTTCAGACAACTAGGCCTACTGCAGCTAGCTAGATAACGGTTAGCCAGCTCATCTACACTGCTTTAAACAATAAtctctttttttgtttctcaGTCATACAACTTTATTCGCCATAGGTTTTTAATCACTATAGTTCGAGTCGTCatgcacattttgttttttattttcccgCCTTACGAAGTTAGGAGCCAAAAAGCAGCTGACTGGAGCGAGGCTGCAGTTTGTTTATTCCCccttttccgttccaccttaaatgtagcAGCATTAACTTAAACACATCCTGTTGAAATACGTATGAAATGCTTCTTCCCATCTATGAAAACGCTGGAGTTAACGCCTTACTTTCCGTTACACCTTTAATGAAACTGTCATTTAAAGTTTAATCCACAATCGATCAATTTCAGGcttctgcatcatttaaggtggaacggaaattCGAGTAAGAGGCCGACTTCAGGCTCGTTTCagttgcagcatttaaggtggaacggaatatTTAGCTAAAGAAGCCAACTACAGCTTCGTTTATTTCCATTCATTAGGAGCCAGCTTCTTGTAACATTACGTATTTCCAACGGGTTGCACGTAACGCTAAGCGCTGCACCATTTTAGGTGGATCAGTGAAATGGAAATAATCGAATGGAGAAGCCCACTCTAGCTTCGCCTCTGAGGGATCAGTCATCGTCAACGTCGTCGCCCTCGGACTCCTCTCCCCCGCCTCCTCCTACTCTCCGCTCGTACATTTTATCCCGCTGCCGCTCCTGGATCTCCTTCATCTCCTCAGCGTAGCGGCAGAACGCGCCACCAAACTTGCTCCAGGCTTTAAGCGGTATCGTGATGGAGTTCCTGTAGCTGGGCTTCACTTCGCTCACACGCAGAAAAACGCCGTATTTGTTGGAGCCCACATCGAAGAAAAAGCGCTTTGAGTCCACAGTAATCGACGTGCCCTCGGGAAGCTCTCCATAGCCTGCGCTGCCTCCACTGCATCCTCCGCCGGCGAGCAAGTCTTCGTCCTCGCCGCCGTAGTCATCTATTAACTTAGCCAAAGCGTCACGGAACTCGATAAGTCCCTGGGCCGGTAAGGCGATAGTTTGCCCGGCTTGAacgcctcctcctcctccgccgCCGCCGCTGAGACCAAAGCCGCGGTTCACAGTCTGGCGAATGCGGAGGAACCTGCCGCGCTGATTCTCCTTCAGATCGAGGTAGTATTTACGGTTCTCCCGCACCAGGAACTCGCTCTTCAGTGCCCGCCGGGGCCCGCCGTCCTCGCCACCTGAAGACTGCGCGATCTGCTCGGGTGTGCTGGGCCCCAGCTGCGCATAATGCTCGATGAAGTCCCCCAGATAATCGCGGAACTCGGCCGCTACGGACATGGAGAGAGTCAGGCGGCTCTTGGAACCTCCGGCGCCCACCTCGGCGATCTTTATGAAGCGGCCCTTGGAGTTCTGCT includes:
- the LOC136677199 gene encoding transcriptional regulator protein Pur-beta-like, with the protein product MVKMADGDSGSERGGSSSGGGGFVHFPRDQETQELASKRLDIQNKRFYLDVKQNSKGRFIKIAEVGAGGSKSRLTLSMSVAAEFRDYLGDFIEHYAQLGPSTPEQIAQSSGGEDGGPRRALKSEFLVRENRKYYLDLKENQRGRFLRIRQTVNRGFGLSGGGGGGGGVQAGQTIALPAQGLIEFRDALAKLIDDYGGEDEDLLAGGGCSGGSAGYGELPEGTSITVDSKRFFFDVGSNKYGVFLRVSEVKPSYRNSITIPLKAWSKFGGAFCRYAEEMKEIQERQRDKMYERRVGGGGGEESEGDDVDDD